The following are encoded together in the Arcticibacterium luteifluviistationis genome:
- a CDS encoding outer membrane beta-barrel family protein — MKFVYKIVLSLSVLFFSVATLKAQETNILVKGEVLNGQTGAPIEFASVALLNKTTKKPITGATADIQGLFEIQTSANSFLVEISSIGFNNLTIKEFSIENGVVNIGQVKLEENNMLFEEVVVRAEKSQTEFELDKRVFNVGKDLSTTGASALEILNNVPSVNVSIEGEISLRGSGGVQILINGKPSVMASGEGNALGTITADMIEKIEVITNPSAKYDAEGTSGIINIIIKKDERKGFNGSVSLNTGIPDSHSIGISLNRRTEKFNLFSQLGAGYRSLPSKMENINQDLVNNEIINSKGTEYRNETFYNFILGTDYHLNEYNVFTLSGNFAYEIEDGPSRTDYSMLDAQNQVVSEWYREEATEANNPKYQYDFQYKRDFKDHKDHTLLASAVGSFFGKDQSSQFGNTYTFGTGDLNDQQTRTNFKEAENLFKVDYTHPFSDAFTWELGSQYVINDVSNDYSVSDEIGGEYVENAALTNLFEYNQKVFAAYTTGSYEAEKWGVKLGVRMESTDLNTYLATTNVSNSQKYNNLFPSLHTTLKVSKEFSVQAGYSSRIYRPRLWDLNPFFNIRNNFNVRTGNPELLPEYTDSYELTAIYLLDKLSLNGAIYYRMTDDVVERISTFEDGVTYTKPTNIGTNKSTGLEINGKLTAAKWLTFNGDFNYSMFKREGSLEAVLFDFSADRWSTRLNAKIGLPKDIDVEVSGNYRSKVRTLQGEESQQVYADFGIRKKILKGRGVVNLSVRDVLASRIGKSETVQPEFYVYSSRQRGRFIALGFSYGFGKGEAMEYSGARRRN, encoded by the coding sequence ATGAAATTCGTTTATAAAATAGTTCTTAGCCTTTCTGTCTTATTCTTTTCTGTAGCCACGTTAAAAGCTCAGGAAACTAACATTTTGGTGAAAGGCGAGGTTTTAAATGGACAAACTGGTGCTCCCATAGAGTTTGCGTCTGTGGCTTTGTTAAATAAGACCACCAAGAAACCTATTACAGGTGCTACAGCAGACATTCAAGGATTGTTTGAAATTCAAACCTCGGCTAATTCATTTCTTGTGGAAATCAGTTCTATTGGGTTTAATAATTTAACGATAAAGGAATTCAGCATTGAAAATGGCGTGGTCAATATTGGGCAGGTTAAGCTAGAAGAAAACAACATGCTTTTTGAAGAGGTAGTTGTGAGAGCCGAGAAGTCTCAAACGGAATTTGAATTAGATAAGCGTGTTTTTAATGTTGGAAAAGATTTGTCGACTACAGGAGCTAGTGCTTTAGAAATTCTAAACAATGTACCTTCGGTCAATGTAAGTATAGAAGGAGAAATAAGCCTTAGGGGTAGCGGTGGTGTTCAAATTCTTATAAACGGTAAGCCTTCTGTGATGGCTTCTGGTGAAGGAAATGCTCTTGGTACCATTACGGCAGACATGATTGAGAAAATTGAGGTAATTACTAATCCTTCGGCAAAATATGATGCAGAGGGTACCAGCGGCATTATCAATATCATCATCAAAAAGGACGAAAGAAAAGGTTTTAATGGTTCGGTTTCTTTAAATACAGGTATTCCAGATAGTCATAGTATAGGTATTAGTTTAAACAGAAGAACAGAGAAATTTAACTTGTTTTCGCAGCTAGGAGCAGGGTATAGGTCACTGCCAAGTAAGATGGAAAACATCAACCAAGACTTGGTAAACAACGAGATTATTAACAGCAAAGGCACCGAGTACAGAAACGAGACCTTTTATAATTTCATTTTAGGAACCGACTATCACTTAAACGAGTATAACGTTTTCACACTTTCAGGAAACTTTGCTTATGAAATAGAAGACGGGCCTTCTAGAACAGATTACAGTATGTTAGATGCCCAAAATCAGGTGGTGTCAGAATGGTATAGAGAAGAAGCCACAGAGGCCAATAACCCAAAGTATCAGTACGACTTTCAGTATAAAAGAGACTTCAAAGACCATAAAGACCACACACTATTAGCATCTGCAGTAGGTAGCTTTTTTGGAAAAGACCAGTCGTCTCAGTTTGGTAATACCTACACGTTTGGTACTGGTGATTTAAACGACCAACAAACTAGAACGAATTTCAAAGAAGCTGAAAACCTTTTCAAGGTTGATTATACGCATCCATTCTCTGATGCTTTTACATGGGAACTAGGTTCGCAATATGTGATTAACGATGTGAGCAATGATTATTCAGTTAGTGACGAAATTGGTGGTGAGTATGTAGAAAATGCAGCTTTGACTAATCTTTTTGAGTACAATCAAAAAGTGTTTGCAGCTTATACTACGGGTTCTTACGAAGCAGAGAAATGGGGTGTGAAACTAGGAGTAAGAATGGAAAGTACAGACCTAAACACTTATTTGGCTACTACAAATGTTTCAAACTCACAGAAGTATAATAACCTATTTCCAAGTTTACATACTACCCTTAAAGTGTCAAAAGAGTTTTCTGTACAGGCGGGTTATTCTAGCCGAATTTACAGACCTCGTCTATGGGATTTAAATCCATTCTTTAACATCAGAAACAACTTTAATGTACGTACCGGTAATCCTGAATTATTACCAGAATATACAGATTCGTATGAACTGACAGCTATTTACTTATTAGATAAGCTATCGCTTAACGGAGCTATTTATTACAGAATGACGGATGATGTGGTAGAGCGTATTTCTACTTTTGAAGATGGCGTTACGTACACCAAGCCTACTAATATTGGAACCAACAAGTCTACTGGTTTAGAAATAAACGGAAAGCTAACTGCCGCAAAATGGCTGACTTTTAATGGGGACTTCAACTATAGCATGTTTAAAAGAGAAGGTTCTTTAGAGGCTGTATTGTTTGATTTCAGTGCTGACAGATGGAGTACAAGGTTGAATGCTAAAATAGGCTTGCCAAAAGATATAGATGTGGAAGTTAGCGGTAATTACCGTTCAAAAGTAAGAACCTTACAAGGGGAGGAGTCTCAGCAAGTTTACGCCGATTTTGGTATAAGAAAGAAAATTCTTAAAGGTAGAGGCGTTGTCAATTTGAGCGTAAGAGATGTACTGGCTTCTAGAATAGGGAAATCAGAAACGGTACAGCCTGAGTTTTACGTTTACAGCAGCAGGCAGCGAGGCCGTTTTATAGCCTTAGGCTTTAGCTACGGGTTCGGAAAAGGAGAAGCTATGGAGTATTCGGGAGCTAGAAGGCGTAACTAA
- a CDS encoding MBL fold metallo-hydrolase: MNITILGTGTSSGVPVLTCGCDVCQSTNQKDKRLRVSVLLQTDDLDIVIDSGPDFRQQLLPTGILKLDALLFTHEHKDHTAGLDDVRPFNYLNGKKYLNIYGRETVLEQLKREFHYAFLEESYPGVPLIKTVQIKNEPFSIADLEIIPIEVMHHKLPVFGFRIKDFSYITDANYISKKELEKAKGSKVLVLDALQKTPHISHFTLDKAIEVAKEVGAEQTYFTHISHKMGLHDEVNKELPKGMALAYDGLKFSL, translated from the coding sequence ATGAACATCACAATATTAGGTACTGGTACCTCGTCTGGCGTGCCAGTACTTACTTGTGGCTGTGATGTCTGCCAATCCACAAATCAAAAGGACAAAAGACTCAGAGTCTCAGTTTTACTGCAAACTGATGACTTAGATATAGTTATAGACTCTGGTCCTGACTTTAGGCAGCAACTTTTGCCTACAGGTATCTTAAAGCTAGATGCTCTTCTTTTTACCCACGAGCACAAAGATCACACCGCAGGCTTAGACGATGTCAGGCCCTTTAATTATTTAAATGGCAAAAAATACCTCAATATTTACGGAAGAGAAACTGTCTTAGAACAGCTTAAAAGAGAGTTTCACTATGCTTTTTTAGAAGAGTCTTACCCTGGTGTTCCTTTGATAAAAACGGTTCAAATTAAAAACGAACCATTTTCTATCGCCGACTTAGAGATTATCCCTATAGAGGTAATGCACCACAAACTCCCAGTTTTTGGTTTCCGTATTAAAGACTTTAGCTACATCACTGATGCCAATTATATTTCTAAAAAGGAGTTAGAGAAGGCTAAAGGGTCAAAAGTTTTGGTATTGGATGCACTTCAAAAAACGCCTCATATTTCACACTTTACTTTAGATAAGGCTATTGAAGTGGCGAAAGAAGTAGGAGCAGAGCAAACCTATTTCACACACATTTCTCATAAAATGGGCCTTCATGATGAGGTAAATAAGGAGCTGCCTAAAGGTATGGCTCTTGCTTATGATGGACTGAAGTTTTCACTTTAG
- a CDS encoding response regulator, whose product MSSPKNVLIAEDSSVIQNLARKILEFQNFKITVVKNGEQVIQLLEKEPFDIVLLDINMPVMDGIECVKIIRETEATAKLPVVAITGNARNFTEDEYKEAGFNEVLMKPLNFDKLVKVVKDLTED is encoded by the coding sequence ATGTCGTCACCTAAAAATGTTCTAATTGCTGAGGATTCATCAGTCATCCAAAACTTAGCAAGAAAAATTCTCGAGTTTCAAAATTTCAAAATCACTGTTGTGAAAAATGGTGAGCAAGTAATTCAATTACTTGAAAAGGAACCATTTGATATAGTTTTATTAGACATCAATATGCCAGTAATGGACGGTATTGAATGTGTTAAAATTATCAGAGAAACTGAGGCTACAGCTAAACTACCAGTAGTGGCCATCACAGGAAATGCTAGAAATTTCACTGAAGATGAGTACAAAGAAGCTGGTTTTAACGAAGTTTTAATGAAGCCATTAAACTTTGACAAGCTAGTAAAAGTAGTAAAAGACCTTACTGAAGATTAA
- a CDS encoding YcxB family protein — protein sequence MIVKTKKFALDKKKYINLAFTRQIKKSWQWLLIPLAIMLLGVGLHFSGVYKNWWILISAFIGGLLYIAFWYIQFYAATQMEQNAQMFDKFAYEIDSRQIMIKVNKREGGVIKWDTIQSAEKLEDSGFLLNIARGQFLHFPKNVFNSDHDLKLMDNILRRKGLID from the coding sequence ATGATAGTTAAAACAAAGAAATTCGCATTAGACAAGAAGAAGTATATCAATTTGGCGTTTACCCGTCAAATCAAAAAAAGCTGGCAATGGTTGCTTATACCTCTTGCCATTATGCTTCTTGGTGTAGGTTTACACTTCTCTGGTGTTTATAAAAACTGGTGGATTTTAATCTCGGCCTTTATAGGAGGCTTACTTTATATAGCCTTTTGGTACATCCAATTTTATGCGGCTACGCAAATGGAGCAAAACGCACAGATGTTTGACAAGTTTGCTTATGAAATAGACAGCAGACAAATCATGATCAAAGTGAATAAAAGAGAAGGCGGCGTTATTAAATGGGATACCATTCAGTCTGCCGAGAAACTTGAAGATTCTGGATTCCTTTTAAATATAGCCCGTGGACAATTCTTACATTTTCCGAAAAATGTTTTTAATAGCGACCACGATTTAAAGCTAATGGACAATATCCTTAGACGTAAAGGACTTATTGATTAA
- a CDS encoding response regulator translates to MERHKLLQKQIRKFIDGDNVNLDGLDDFFTAVNNSYASFDRDKKITEHAFQVSEREYQEVMDNLKKENELKKASIQKVKHTLIELDSKNASFLDESEDLIEIIDFLQEQVQIKNELETTLIAAKENAEKAALAKSNFLSVMSHEIRTPLNAIIGNIHILKQEPHLPSQEDFIDILQVSAFNLLSLINDVLDFSKIEEGKVNFIKKPLELRSIAEIVKATNKFKAAEKENEIIVSVSDDIPKVLLGDDVRLNQILNNLMSNALKFTNKGMVYLDLSLDRQEGSEIFVNFSVKDSGIGIQEDSIEKIFERFTQADSNTTREFGGSGLGLTIIRKLLNLQDSEIHVESEYGKGARFYFTLAFSTLTKEDGTTIVSGDLDAKCPLEGKTVLLVEDVKFNVLVAQRMIEAWGMKVDLAENGQIAVGKVGETTYDVILMDLQMPVMDGFTATKNIRKMGITTSIVALTASVSVDSQTEVINCGMNDYLTKPFNPKDLKRALQKAIYSE, encoded by the coding sequence ATGGAGAGACATAAATTACTTCAAAAGCAGATTAGGAAGTTTATCGATGGTGATAATGTAAATCTTGATGGCTTAGATGATTTTTTTACTGCTGTTAATAATAGTTATGCCTCTTTTGATAGAGATAAGAAAATAACCGAACATGCTTTTCAGGTCAGCGAAAGAGAGTATCAGGAGGTTATGGATAACCTCAAAAAGGAAAATGAGTTAAAGAAGGCATCTATTCAAAAGGTCAAACATACTTTAATAGAGTTGGATAGCAAAAATGCCTCTTTTTTAGACGAGAGTGAAGACCTAATTGAGATTATAGACTTTTTGCAAGAGCAGGTTCAAATAAAGAATGAGCTTGAAACTACGCTTATTGCGGCAAAGGAAAATGCGGAGAAGGCAGCTTTGGCAAAGTCAAATTTCTTGTCGGTGATGAGTCATGAAATAAGGACACCTCTAAATGCTATTATTGGTAATATTCATATTCTTAAGCAAGAGCCTCATTTACCTTCGCAAGAAGACTTTATAGATATTCTTCAGGTTTCTGCATTTAACCTTTTAAGCTTGATTAATGATGTCTTAGATTTTAGTAAAATAGAAGAGGGGAAGGTAAATTTCATAAAGAAACCTTTAGAACTTAGAAGCATAGCTGAAATAGTAAAAGCTACTAACAAATTTAAGGCAGCAGAAAAGGAGAATGAGATAATTGTTAGTGTTTCGGATGATATTCCAAAGGTCTTATTAGGTGATGATGTAAGGTTAAATCAGATTCTTAATAATCTGATGTCAAATGCCTTAAAGTTCACTAACAAGGGAATGGTCTACTTGGACCTTTCTTTAGATAGGCAGGAAGGATCCGAAATATTTGTCAATTTTTCTGTTAAAGATTCTGGAATAGGAATTCAAGAGGACTCCATTGAGAAAATATTTGAAAGGTTTACGCAAGCTGACTCTAATACTACCAGAGAGTTTGGAGGGTCTGGATTAGGATTAACTATAATTAGGAAGCTTTTAAACCTTCAAGACAGTGAGATTCATGTAGAAAGTGAATATGGAAAAGGGGCGAGGTTTTACTTTACGCTGGCTTTTTCTACGCTTACTAAAGAAGATGGAACTACGATTGTTAGTGGAGATTTAGATGCTAAATGTCCGCTTGAAGGTAAGACTGTACTTCTGGTAGAAGACGTTAAGTTTAATGTTTTAGTGGCCCAAAGAATGATAGAAGCTTGGGGTATGAAAGTGGATTTAGCCGAGAATGGACAAATAGCGGTAGGCAAAGTAGGAGAGACTACGTATGACGTGATTTTGATGGATTTGCAGATGCCCGTGATGGATGGCTTTACAGCTACCAAAAACATACGTAAAATGGGAATAACTACTTCTATTGTGGCTTTGACGGCTTCTGTTTCGGTCGATTCGCAAACGGAGGTTATAAACTGTGGTATGAACGATTACCTAACTAAACCTTTTAATCCGAAAGATTTAAAACGGGCTTTGCAAAAAGCAATTTATAGCGAGTAG
- a CDS encoding FIST signal transduction protein, protein MKLLQKLFIKNKWKEERREEGFDTEKAQLVLAFCGKELLNDENISAISQEYPNAAVISATTAGEVFDDCMYESSISLTAIQLEKSEIKIQAGNISSCENSFELGASLMSQVEKKDLKYVMVLSDGNLINGSELVEGFRSANVSDVLITGGLAGDGDSFESTLVGVNGDIKEGNVVLIGFYGNNIKVGHGSVGGWESFGHERTITKAEKNVLFELDGKCALKLYKEYLGDYANELPSSALLFPLSISVEGDTVRNVRTILSIDEEKQSMTFAGNMPVGNKVRLMKANFDKLIDAVSGAAENALDISKTKPELAILISCVGRKLVLNERVEEELEKAKEIFGDEAFLTGFYSYGEISPMMERAKCELMNQTMTITTLTEI, encoded by the coding sequence ATGAAACTTCTTCAAAAATTGTTTATAAAGAATAAATGGAAAGAGGAGCGGAGAGAGGAGGGATTTGATACGGAGAAAGCACAGTTGGTATTGGCTTTTTGTGGGAAAGAGCTGCTGAATGACGAAAATATTAGTGCTATCAGCCAAGAGTATCCGAATGCCGCAGTGATTTCCGCAACCACCGCAGGAGAGGTATTTGATGACTGCATGTATGAAAGTAGTATTTCTCTCACTGCAATTCAGTTAGAAAAGTCAGAGATTAAAATTCAAGCGGGTAATATTAGCTCTTGTGAAAATAGTTTTGAACTGGGTGCTAGCTTAATGTCTCAGGTAGAAAAAAAAGATTTGAAATACGTTATGGTCTTATCGGACGGAAACCTGATTAATGGTTCCGAACTGGTAGAAGGCTTTCGAAGTGCTAACGTAAGCGATGTTTTGATTACAGGTGGTTTAGCGGGTGATGGAGATAGTTTTGAGTCAACCTTAGTTGGTGTAAATGGTGATATAAAAGAAGGAAACGTAGTGCTCATAGGCTTTTATGGGAATAATATTAAAGTAGGTCATGGTTCGGTAGGAGGTTGGGAGTCTTTCGGTCACGAAAGAACCATAACCAAGGCAGAGAAAAATGTTTTGTTTGAGCTTGATGGTAAGTGTGCCTTAAAATTATACAAAGAATATCTTGGTGACTATGCGAATGAGCTACCTTCTTCAGCACTTTTATTTCCATTGTCTATCAGTGTAGAGGGAGATACGGTGAGAAATGTACGTACTATTCTATCTATTGATGAAGAGAAACAGTCTATGACTTTTGCTGGAAATATGCCGGTCGGGAATAAAGTAAGACTCATGAAAGCCAATTTTGATAAGCTTATTGATGCAGTTTCGGGAGCGGCAGAAAACGCACTTGACATATCTAAGACTAAACCAGAATTGGCAATTTTAATTAGCTGTGTGGGAAGAAAGTTAGTTTTAAATGAAAGGGTAGAAGAAGAGCTTGAAAAAGCCAAAGAGATTTTCGGTGATGAAGCATTTTTAACAGGCTTTTACTCCTATGGAGAAATCTCCCCAATGATGGAAAGGGCTAAATGCGAACTAATGAATCAAACCATGACAATTACTACTTTAACAGAGATTTAA
- a CDS encoding PAS domain-containing sensor histidine kinase, which yields MSGEEEIQLLKRRVQREKDARKAAELILEEKALELYNANKELQNLNESLAKEVDNRTTDLKVSKKRYQQLVESADEIIYELDAAGKILYANPIAYRILEVSKEELIGKSVMSLLEESHVQPIIDSFINCVQNGIKQAYIEYQIVKKNGDKIWLGQSTQYDFVVLNGENSFVGARAIARDITEKHLAQEQLRRSEEKYRRIMENMDLGFLEIDLNGNIIRAYNRFCVMSGYQESELIGKNATDVLVLDKYRAVVDENKVARLDGLSNSYEIQIRKKNGESLWVLISGGPVYSTRGKIVGSVKIHFDLTEQKRVQQELSEAKQKAEEAERVEKEFLANMSHEIRTPLNAIIGMSHLLYDTRPTPEQVEYFEVINNSANFLHHLISDVLDMAKIGAGKMEAKNEPFDLVGLLKTVEKTYELKLGNRPIELINLYDTDIDYLVSGDETLLNQILLNLVGNSEKFTKEGYIKLETKVTKKEGRKTWFRFSISDTGIGIDKEKQKLIFEKFKQVTSKENAKTKGTGLGLAIVKELVHILGGAVDVDENTGGGTIFTFEIPFEITTIKRSEPLVHAQREKASFEGLSVLLVEDNVLNRRYASTLLKKWNLTIFDANDGLEAISMSNKRKYDLILMDIQMPNLNGYEASIGIRNVANPNQDTPIIAITASAMSFEKSKALDAGMNDILTKPFTPPELEAVLNKYLNIEKSLEAVKPQEKEIDMTELDNARLVEIYGDDLDFKKMVFQMFVDELPNQIEELVDLNESKRWHDLALLAHKMKPAFGMVGLSDVEDELKRIEAGIKNDGISENIEGLINEVLTKLPGYQNLIKNELTKM from the coding sequence ATGAGCGGTGAAGAAGAAATACAACTATTAAAAAGAAGGGTTCAAAGAGAAAAGGATGCTAGAAAGGCTGCTGAGCTAATTTTGGAAGAAAAGGCACTGGAGCTTTATAATGCTAACAAAGAGCTTCAAAACCTTAATGAATCTCTCGCGAAAGAAGTAGATAATAGAACAACAGATCTTAAGGTTAGTAAAAAGCGGTATCAGCAGCTTGTGGAGTCGGCAGATGAGATAATTTATGAATTAGACGCCGCAGGGAAAATTCTTTATGCTAACCCTATTGCATACAGAATACTGGAAGTAAGCAAAGAGGAATTAATAGGTAAGTCTGTTATGTCACTTTTAGAAGAAAGTCATGTGCAGCCTATTATAGACTCGTTTATTAACTGTGTTCAGAATGGAATAAAACAGGCTTATATAGAATATCAAATTGTAAAAAAGAATGGCGATAAAATTTGGCTTGGCCAAAGTACGCAGTATGATTTTGTCGTTCTAAATGGTGAAAATTCTTTTGTAGGGGCTAGAGCCATAGCCAGAGATATTACAGAAAAACATTTAGCACAAGAGCAGTTAAGGCGAAGCGAAGAGAAATACCGACGTATCATGGAAAACATGGATTTAGGTTTTCTGGAGATAGACTTAAATGGGAATATAATCAGGGCTTATAATAGGTTCTGTGTAATGTCTGGCTATCAAGAAAGCGAATTGATTGGTAAAAATGCTACGGACGTTTTGGTTTTGGATAAATACAGAGCGGTAGTTGATGAAAATAAAGTGGCAAGGTTAGACGGTTTGTCTAACTCCTATGAGATACAGATTCGTAAGAAAAACGGAGAATCTCTTTGGGTTTTGATTAGTGGAGGTCCTGTGTACAGTACTCGGGGAAAAATAGTAGGCTCGGTGAAAATACATTTTGACCTAACCGAACAAAAAAGGGTGCAGCAGGAATTGTCTGAAGCTAAACAAAAGGCAGAAGAAGCTGAGCGAGTAGAAAAAGAGTTTTTGGCGAACATGAGTCATGAAATCAGAACGCCACTTAATGCCATTATTGGTATGTCACATTTATTATATGACACTAGACCTACCCCAGAGCAAGTTGAATATTTTGAAGTTATAAATAACTCAGCCAACTTTCTTCATCATCTTATTTCTGATGTTTTGGACATGGCTAAAATAGGTGCAGGTAAAATGGAGGCTAAAAACGAGCCATTTGACCTTGTAGGCCTTTTGAAAACTGTAGAGAAAACGTATGAACTTAAACTAGGTAATAGGCCTATTGAACTTATCAATCTTTATGATACTGATATTGATTATTTAGTAAGCGGAGATGAAACTTTACTAAATCAGATTCTCCTTAATTTGGTAGGTAATTCGGAGAAATTCACCAAAGAGGGATATATAAAGTTAGAAACCAAAGTAACAAAGAAAGAAGGGAGGAAGACATGGTTTCGCTTTTCTATTTCTGATACAGGAATTGGAATTGATAAAGAAAAGCAGAAACTCATTTTTGAGAAGTTTAAACAAGTTACATCCAAAGAGAATGCCAAAACAAAAGGCACAGGATTAGGCTTGGCTATTGTTAAAGAGTTGGTCCATATTTTAGGCGGAGCTGTTGATGTGGATGAAAATACCGGTGGAGGAACCATTTTTACGTTTGAGATTCCTTTTGAAATAACTACTATCAAAAGGTCGGAACCCCTGGTGCATGCCCAAAGAGAGAAAGCCTCTTTTGAAGGTTTAAGTGTTCTTTTGGTGGAAGATAATGTGCTAAACAGGCGTTATGCCAGTACGCTTCTTAAAAAGTGGAATTTGACAATATTTGACGCCAATGATGGCCTTGAAGCTATTAGTATGTCAAATAAAAGAAAATACGACCTTATTTTGATGGATATTCAAATGCCAAATCTTAATGGCTATGAGGCAAGTATAGGAATTCGAAATGTGGCAAATCCCAATCAAGACACCCCTATTATTGCCATTACGGCTTCAGCCATGTCTTTTGAAAAAAGTAAAGCTTTAGATGCTGGTATGAACGACATTCTTACCAAACCTTTTACACCTCCAGAATTAGAGGCTGTATTGAATAAATACCTGAATATAGAAAAGAGTTTAGAGGCGGTAAAACCGCAAGAAAAAGAAATAGATATGACTGAATTAGATAATGCCCGCCTTGTTGAAATTTATGGAGACGACCTAGATTTTAAAAAGATGGTTTTCCAGATGTTTGTGGATGAACTCCCAAACCAGATAGAAGAGTTAGTTGACCTTAATGAATCCAAAAGATGGCATGATTTAGCTCTGTTGGCTCATAAAATGAAACCCGCGTTTGGAATGGTAGGTTTGTCTGATGTGGAAGATGAATTGAAAAGAATTGAGGCAGGAATAAAAAATGATGGAATAAGTGAAAACATAGAAGGCCTTATAAATGAGGTGTTGACTAAACTTCCAGGCTATCAAAATCTAATTAAAAATGAATTAACGAAAATGTAG
- a CDS encoding heme NO-binding domain-containing protein: MKGIVFTEFLEMVEEKFTYEMVDDILTMKELPSKGVYSAVGTYSHTEMVTLVVNLHEKTEVPLPVLLETFGEYLFHGLFKAYGSMFSDIENAFDMLESIEGYIHVQVRKLYPEAELPHFKIERKGENKLVLDYSSERKMGDLALGLIKGCLNHFKEEAEVEMESLSDDGSKVRFIVSK; this comes from the coding sequence ATGAAGGGAATTGTTTTTACAGAATTTCTAGAAATGGTAGAGGAAAAATTCACCTATGAAATGGTGGATGACATTCTTACTATGAAAGAGCTTCCATCAAAAGGAGTTTACTCTGCGGTGGGTACTTATTCGCATACAGAGATGGTAACCTTAGTTGTCAATCTTCATGAAAAAACAGAAGTCCCCTTGCCAGTTCTTTTAGAAACTTTTGGAGAATACTTGTTTCATGGCTTATTCAAAGCTTATGGAAGTATGTTTTCAGATATTGAGAATGCCTTTGATATGCTAGAATCTATTGAAGGGTACATTCATGTGCAAGTAAGAAAGCTTTACCCTGAGGCGGAGCTGCCTCATTTCAAAATTGAGAGAAAAGGAGAAAATAAGTTGGTTTTAGACTATTCTTCAGAAAGGAAAATGGGGGATTTAGCTCTAGGTCTAATAAAAGGTTGCTTAAACCACTTCAAGGAAGAGGCAGAAGTTGAAATGGAAAGCTTATCGGATGATGGTTCTAAAGTACGATTTATAGTTTCTAAATAA